The following proteins come from a genomic window of Anguilla rostrata isolate EN2019 chromosome 17, ASM1855537v3, whole genome shotgun sequence:
- the LOC135244236 gene encoding histone H4 — protein MSGRGKGGKGLGKGGAKRHRKVLRDNIQGITKPAIRRLARRGGVKRISGLIYEETRGVLKVFLENVIRDAVTYTEHAKRKTVTAMDVVYALKRQGRTLYGFGG, from the coding sequence atgtcaGGTCGCGGGAAAGGCGGAAAAGGTCTTGGCAAAGGAGGCGCTAAGCGTCATCGCAAAGTTCTTCGTGACAACATCCAAGGTATTACAAAGCCAGCGATTCGTCGTTTGGCTCGCCGTGGAGGAGTCAAGCGTATATCTGGTCTGATCTATGAAGAGACCCGAGGAGTACTGAAAGTGTTTCTGGAGAACGTCATCCGTGATGCTGTCACCTACACCGAACACGCCAAAAGGAAGACCGTCACAGCTATGGATGTGGTGTATGCTCTGAAGCGTCAGGGTCGCACTCTGTACGGCTTCGGCGGCTAA
- the LOC135244233 gene encoding histone H3 has protein sequence MARTKQTARKSTGGKAPRKQLATKAARKSAPATGGVKKPHRYRPGTVALREIRRYQKSTELLIRKLPFQRLVREIAQDFKTDLRFQSSAVMALQEASEAYLVGLFEDTNLCAIHAKRVTIMPKDIQLARRIRGERA, from the coding sequence ATGGCTAGAACCAAGCAGACCGCTCGTAAATCCACCGGTGGTAAAGCTCCGAGGAAACAGCTCGCCACTAAGGCGGCGCGTAAGAGCGCGCCTGCTACAGGCGGCGTGAAGAAGCCTCATCGTTACAGGCCTGGTACTGTAGCTCTGCGAGAAATCCGCCGCTATCAGAAATCTACTGAACTGTTGATTCGTAAGTTGCCCTTCCAGCGCCTTGTGAGGGAGATCGCTCAGGATTTCAAGACCGATCTTCGCTTCCAAAGTTCTGCTGTAATGGCTCTGCAGGAAGCGAGCGAGGCGTATCTGGTTGGTCTGTTTGAGGACACCAATCTGTGCGCAATTCACGCCAAGAGAGTGACCATCATGCCCAAGGATATCCAGCTGGCCCGCCGCATCCGTGGAGAGCGCGCTTAA
- the LOC135244229 gene encoding histone H2A, protein MSGRGKTGGKARAKAKTRSSRAGLQFPVGRVHRLLRKGNYAERVGAGAPVYLAAVLEYLTAEILELAGNAARDNKKTRIIPRHLQLAVRNDEELNKLLGGVTIAQGGVLPNIQAVLLPKKTEKAVKAK, encoded by the coding sequence ATGAGTGGGCGAGGCAAGACTGGTGGTAAAGCAAGAGCGAAAGCTAAGACCCGCTCTTCCAGAGCCGGTCTCCAGTTTCCGGTAGGTCGCGTTCACCGATTGCTTCGTAAAGGAAACTATGCTGAGCGTGTTGGTGCCGGTGCTCCAGTTTATCTGGCCGCCGTGCTCGAATACCTCACTGCTGAGATCCTGGAGTTGGCTGGTAACGCTGCCCGAGACAACAAGAAAACCCGCATCATCCCCAGACATCTGCAGCTGGCAGTGCGTAACGACGAAGAATTGAACAAACTTCTGGGAGGCGTCACTATCGCTCAGGGCGGGGTACTGCCCAACATCCAAGCTGTGCTGCTCCCCAAGAAAACCGAAAAGGCTGTGAAGGCAAAGTAA
- the LOC135244235 gene encoding histone H2B, which yields MPEPAKSAPKKGSKKAVTKTAGKGGKKRKRSRKESYAIYVYKVLKQVHPDTGISSKAMGIMNSFVNDIFERIAGESSRLAHYNKRSTITSREIQTAVRLLLPGELAKHAVSEGTKAVTKYTSSK from the coding sequence atgcctGAGCCCGCTAAGTCCGCGCCTAAGAAAGGTTCCAAGAAAGCCGTTACCAAAACGGCagggaaaggaggaaaaaagcgCAAGAGGTCTAGGAAGGAAAGTTATGCCATCTACGTGTATAAGGTCTTGAAACAAGTGCATCCTGACACCGGTATTTCATCAAAGGCCATGGGCATCATGAACTCCTTTGTCAACGACATTTTTGAACGCATTGCTGGTGAGTCTTCCCGTTTGGCTCATTACAACAAGCGTTCCACCATCACCTCGAGGGAGATTCAGACCGCCGTGCGCCTGTTGCTGCCTGGAGAGCTGGCCAAACACGCTGTGTCTGAGGGCACAAAGGCTGTTACGAAGTACACGAGCTCCAAGTGA
- the LOC135244228 gene encoding histone H1-like: MAEVAPAPAAAAPAKAPKKKAASKPKKAGPSVGELIVKAVSASKERNGVSLAALKKALVAGGYDVEKNNSRVKIAVRSLVTKGTLLQTKGTGASGSFKLNKTQPAAKKPAKKAAPKAKKPAVAKKAVAKKPAAKKSPKKKPAAAKVKKSPKKAKKPKAVAKKPAKSPKKTKKPAAAAKKATKSPKKAKAVKPKVAKPKSVKTKKAAPKKK; encoded by the coding sequence ATGGCAGAAGTTGCTCCAGCCCCAGCTGCAGCCGCCCCGGCTAAGGCTCCCAAGAAGAAAGCCGCAAGCAAGCCCAAGAAAGCGGGGCCGAGCGTTGGAGAGTTGATCGTGAAGGCAGTTTCTGCTTCTAAGGAGAGAAACGGAGTCTCTCTGGCTGCCTTGAAGAAGGCTCTGGTCGCCGGTGGCTACGACGTAGAGAAGAACAACTCCCGTGTAAAGATTGCAGTCAGGAGCCTGGTGACCAAGGGTACCTTGCTTCAGACTAAAGGAACCGGTGCCTCTGGCTCATTTAAACTCAACAAAACCCAGCCTGCTGCGAAGAAGCCCGCCAAGAAAGCGGCTCCTAAAGCTAAGAAGCCAGCTGTGGCCAAGAAGGCAGTAGCGAAGAAGCCTGCGGCCAAAAAGTCGCCAAAGAAGAAGCCCGCTGCAGCTAAGGTGAAGAAGAGCCCTAAGAAAGCCAAGAAGCCGAAAGCAGTGGCTAAAAAGCCGGCTAAGAGTCCGAAAAAAACCAAGAAGCCGGCAGCCGCAGCAAAGAAGGCGACCAAGAGTCCTAAGAAGGCAAAAGCGGTGAAGCCAAAAGTTGCCAAACCCAAGAGCGTCAAAACCAAGAAAGCGGCTCCCAAGAAGAAGTGA
- the LOC135244231 gene encoding histone H3, whose product MARTKQTARKSTGGKAPRKQLATKAARKSAPATGGVKKPHRYRPGTVALREIRRYQKSTELLIRKLPFQRLVREIAQDFKTDLRFQSSAVMALQEASEAYLVGLFEDTNLCAIHAKRVTIMPKDIQLARRIRGERA is encoded by the coding sequence ATGGCTAGAACCAAGCAGACGGCACGTAAATCCACCGGTGGCAAAGCTCCGAGGAAACAGCTCGCCACTAAGGCGGCGCGTAAGAGCGCGCCTGCGACAGGCGGCGTGAAGAAGCCTCATCGTTACAGGCCTGGTACTGTAGCTCTGCGAGAAATTCGTCGCTATCAGAAATCTACTGAACTGTTGATTCGTAAGCTGCCCTTCCAGCGCCTTGTGAGGGAGATCGCTCAGGATTTCAAGACCGATCTTCGCTTCCAAAGTTCAGCTGTAATGGCTCTGCAGGAAGCGAGCGAGGCGTATCTGGTTGGTCTGTTTGAGGACACCAATCTGTGCGCAATTCATGCCAAGAGAGTGACCATCATGCCCAAGGATATCCAGCTGGCCCGCCGTATCCGTGGAGAGCGCGCTTAA